The following coding sequences lie in one Longimicrobiales bacterium genomic window:
- a CDS encoding sulfocyanin-like copper-binding protein: MKFYRILPAAALLVAACGGGDAPDTASTDSAPAAVPAAPAGPAAPTGAMTIPEWFVVDNAAQTVTLDIVAGAVADNNYWNYNGYIRGQIAINVPEGYTVTINLENRDPNMAHSLGLSSELTNFMTPPTPDPVFPGAITENPQSMVDATMPGETESITFVADAAGNYTMICYIAGHSAIGMWLFFNVTDGEAGVQGL; encoded by the coding sequence ATGAAATTTTACAGGATCCTTCCGGCCGCAGCGCTGCTCGTAGCGGCGTGCGGTGGCGGCGATGCCCCAGACACGGCCTCCACCGATTCCGCTCCAGCTGCGGTGCCGGCGGCGCCCGCTGGCCCGGCTGCACCGACCGGTGCCATGACTATCCCTGAGTGGTTCGTAGTCGACAACGCTGCTCAGACCGTCACGCTAGACATCGTCGCGGGCGCAGTCGCAGACAATAACTATTGGAACTACAACGGTTACATCCGTGGCCAGATCGCGATCAACGTGCCCGAAGGGTACACGGTTACGATCAACTTGGAGAACAGGGATCCGAACATGGCTCACAGCCTCGGACTCTCCTCGGAGTTGACGAACTTCATGACGCCGCCGACGCCCGATCCCGTCTTCCCGGGTGCGATTACGGAGAACCCGCAGTCGATGGTGGATGCGACGATGCCGGGCGAGACGGAGAGCATCACCTTCGTCGCGGACGCCGCTGGCAACTACACGATGATCTGCTACATCGCGGGTCACTCGGCTATCGGTATGTGGCTCTTCTTC